One genomic segment of Hordeum vulgare subsp. vulgare chromosome 2H, MorexV3_pseudomolecules_assembly, whole genome shotgun sequence includes these proteins:
- the LOC123426980 gene encoding probable WRKY transcription factor 34 encodes MDGHTHIAMEWKDQSARPDCSMLPSFLTDPFPADPLVEDCDGNNDGSEGAGFERHGLSVDVGSPQEEGKPMPATPHFGQRSSSSSSLSERMQARAGFSVAKLSMPDSEYSGAQSPYLTIPPGLSPASLLESPVFLSNAMGQASPTTGKLLMLGDTNNNNNGRLEPPSIEDRPGAFSFKPLDLKSSQYTAEGKKGSLHNSQHPSAPSRDVPVKTETNIQTTTRGANPLGYLNQAQFNNAQDPMKRSYHDCNNKRNRLAADSTAAGGDNNASPPDNSLPAADSEAAKVGDYPAAVATAAPAEDGYSWRKYGQKQVKHSEYPRSYYKCTHPSCQVKKKVERSHEGHVTEIIYKGTHNHPRPAAQGRRPAGGAQVHPFNDAQMDAPADNNNNGGYGNAGGSQPNVEARSLWHGGVAVQDWRGDGLEATSSPSVPGELCDSSASMQVHDGAARFESPEGGVDVTSAVSDEVDGDDRVAHGSMSQGQGAADTTEGDELESKRRKLESCAIDMSTASRAVREPRVVIQTTSEVDILEDGYRWRKYGQKVVKGNPNPRSYYKCTHPGCSVRKHVERASHDLKSVITTYEGKHNHEVPAARNGGHGSSAAASGAAGGSQLSHARRAEPASVQDGLMRLGGCGPPFGLPPRDPLGPMGNYPYSLGAGHAALPSLPMPSGLGAVEGLKLPMLSPSLHSVFRHRQGMEAAGFRVPKGEVKDEAAGAGAGAAAAAYPQMMSRLPLGHRM; translated from the exons ATGGACGGCCACACACACATAGCCATGGAGTGGAAGGACCAGAGCGCACGGCCAGACTGCAGCATGCTGCCGAGCTTCCTCACCGACCCGTTCCCCGCGGACCCCCTGGTGGAGGACtgcgacggcaacaacgacggcTCCGAGGGGGCCGGGTTCGAGAGGCACGGCTTGTCGGTGGACGTGGGCTCGCCTCAGGAGGAAGGCAAGCCGATGCCGGCGACGCCGCACTTCGGCCAGAGGTCCAGCTCCAGCAGCAGCCTCTCCGAGCGGATGCAGGCTAGAGCCGGGTTCAGCGTCGCCAAGCTCAGCATGCCTGACAGCGAGTATTCAGGAGCCCAGTCGCCTTACCTGACCATCCCGCCCGGCCTTAGCCCGGCGTCGCTGCTGGAATCGCCGGTGTTCCTCTCCAATGCCATG GGCCAGGCCTCGCCAACCACGGGGAAGTTACTCATGCTTGGTGATACCAATAACAACAATAATGGTAGGCTTGAACCACCCTCAATCGAAGATCGTCCCGGTGCATTTTCTTTCAAGCCTTTGGACCTAAAATCATCACAGTACACTGCTGAAGGGAAGAAG GGATCTCTACACAACAGTCAACACCCATCAGCACCAAGCAGAGATGTTCCTGTCAAGACTGAAACCAACATTCAGACGACGACGCGAGGCGCCAATCCGCTGGGCTATCTGAACCAAGCGCAGTTCAACAATGCGCAAGACCCGATGAAGCGCAGCTACCATGACTGCAACAACAAGCGCAATCGTCTCGCCGCTGACAGCACCGCGGCAGGCGGCGACAACAATGCGTCGCCTCCCGACAACAGCCTACCGGCGGCGGACAGTGAGGCAGCGAAGGTGGGAGACTACCCTGCCGCGGTGGCCACGGCGGCGCCAGCCGAGGACGGGTACAGCTGGAGGAAGTACGGGCAGAAGCAGGTGAAGCACAGCGAGTACCCGCGGAGCTACTACAAGTGCACGCACCCCAGCTGCCAggtgaagaagaaggtggagcgGTCGCATGAGGGCCACGTCACGGAGATCATCTACAAGGGCACGCACAACCACCCCAggcccgccgcccagggccgccGGCCTGCCGGCGGAGCTCAGGTTCACCCGTTCAATGACGCGCAGATGGACGCGCCtgcagacaataacaacaacggcgGCTACGGCAACGCTGGTGGATCGCAGCCGAACGTGGAAGCGAGGTCGCTGTGGCACGGCGGCGTGGCTGTCCAGGACTGGCGCGGCGATGGGCTGGAGGCCACGTCGTCACCCTCGGTGCCCGGTGAGCTCTGCGACTCGTCAGCTTCGATGCAGGTCCACGACGGTGCCGCCCGGTTCGAGTCCCCGGAGGGCGGCGTGGATGTCACGTCGGCCGTGTCTGATGAGGTGGACGGCGATGACAGGGTAGCCCATGGCAGCATGTCCCAGGGCCAGGGCGCTGCCGACACCACCGAGGGCGATGAACTGGAGTCCAAGAGAAG GAAGCTAGAGTCGTGTGCCATTGACATGAGCACTGCGTCCAGGGCTGTCCGCGAGCCTCGGGTCGTGATCCAGACGACGAGCGAGGTGGACATCCTCGAGGACGGCTATCGCTGGCGCAAGTACGGGCAGAAGGTCGTCAAGGGCAACCCGAACCCGAG GAGCTACTACAAGTGCACGCACCCGGGGTGCTCGGTGCGGAAGCACGTGGAGCGGGCGTCGCATGACCTCAAGTCCGTGATCACCACGTACGAGGGCAAGCACAACCACGAGGTCCCGGCGGCGAGGAACGGCGGGCACGGGAGCTCGGCGGCGGCGTCCGGCGCTGCGGGGGGGTCGCAGCTATCCCACGCGCGCAGGGCGGAGCCGGCGTCGGTGCAGGACGGCCTGATGAGGCTGGGCGGCTGCGGCCCGCCATTCGGCCTGCCGCCGAGGGACCCGCTGGGGCCGATGGGCAACTACCCGTACTCGCTCGGCGCCGGGCACGCCGCGCTGCCGAGCCTGCCGATGCCGTCGGGGCTCGGCGCCGTGGAGGGGCTGAAGCTCCCCATGCTGTCCCCGTCGCTGCACTCGGTGTTCAGGCACAGGCAGGGGATGGAGGCGGCGGGGTTCAGGGTGCCCAAGGGCGAGGTGAAGGACGaggccgccggcgccggcgccggcgcggcCGCGGCGGCGTATCCGCAGATGATGAGCAGGCTGCCGCTGGGGCATCGGATGTAG